The Lolium perenne isolate Kyuss_39 chromosome 6, Kyuss_2.0, whole genome shotgun sequence genome segment ACTGGGTCTTCAGAGCCAAATCTGGCTGCTGAAGAAGCTGATTCTGAAGGCATGACCAAAATAGACCAAGAATTGTCTACAGGGGAGAAACTGCGTGATGTACCACAACCAGGAAATGGAGAGCAAATATACGAGATTGACCCGATGCTCCGAGACTTTAAGTACCATCTTGGGTACCGGTATGCCTTGTTTCTATCcatcttcacttttctttttatgAAATTACCGTTTCAACGCAAGTTTAGCATTAACTGAGCTGGTAACCGAACAAAAGTACGACAGTACGGTAAGAACTGCAATGCAAACTACATACGCCGGACTAAATTGATGAATGTATGGCATGATGTGTTCTTTGTATTTTGTTTATCTGTGCTACTTGAACAGCAACGTCGCTACATTTCTGCGTGTTTCTTTTGTAAGAATGAAACCAGTAGGCCATGATCGAACTGTACTAACAATCTCACTGTGCCTTAATGGATCAAAAACAGGTACAGCCTATATAGGAGATTACGTTCAGACATTGACCAGTATGAAGGAGGGATGGATGCCTTTTCCCGTGGTTACGACAAGTTTGGATTTAATCGCAGGTAAGTGTCTTGACTAGATAAGCATGTGTCTCCAATTTTCTATGTATTACAAGAGAATAACTTAGTATCTACATTCCACTTCCCATGCAGCGCTGAAGGTATCACTTACCGTGAATGGGCTCCTGGAGCACACGTATGTTCTTCAGACACACTGACCGTTTATCTGAGCATTATACTGAATTATTGATAGTTCTATCTTTTAACCACTTACTGTTTGTCCGCTATCCTATGATATTTTGGACGGTCCAGATTTTGTACCTCCCAGATCAGCATCATATTAAGTTGCACTACTAGCTTTGTTAAGAACTAACCTCCTGCTTCTGATTGCAGTCTGCAGCATTAGTAGGGGACTTCAACAACTGGGATCCAAATGCAGACCGTATGAGCAAAGTATGCATGTAGTTTCGCAAATATATCATCTTTTCTTTGTAGATTAGTTTTTTTAGATCTGCTTATATCTATTTGAAAGGTATCAAATATACACTTTACATGTACGACAGAGTTGTGCCATAGATAGAGTTCACAGTGTCTAGGACTAGCAGTATTAATTCCACTGGACTCTGTTCTTTCACTTGGCTGTTGATGTGAGTCCATTACTAGGTATcaacgttgatgcttttgttctaGGAGGTTGATagtgacaatgtgcatgctacCCTTTTCTGCGAGTGTTGCACACATATTATTATGATGTAGACATCTTTTACTGTTTTTTGGTTGGTATTGCAATATAAGACCAAGACTTTTTACATAATAAATAATCATGCTGGACTAGGTACACTAGTAAATAATTATTTATTATGTAATCATGCTGGACTAGGTACCTCATGGACCAATGCTCATATCCAGTGTAATTGCTTTCAGGATGACTTAGGTGTTTGGGAGATTTTTCTGCCAAACAATGCAGATGGTTCGTCACCAATTCCTCATGGCTCACGTGTAAAGGTAGTTTTATCTTCTCCTTGTCAACTATTTTTGGCTCATGAACATGTCCTGTAATACTCAGCAGCTCTTTTGAACATCTAGGTGCGAATGGAAACTCCATCTGGGATAAAGGATTCAATTCCTGCGTGGATCAAGTACTCTGTGCAGGCTCCAGGAGATATACCATACAATGGCATATATTATGATCCTCCCGAAGAGGTATTTATTCTCGCCTTCTGTAACTTTAGATTTCAGACATTTTTATTGGATAGTAAAAATATGGTAAGCCACTTCAGTGTTCTTTCAAGCTGTGCAACTTTCTATTTGCCTTTGGCATTTTAGTTTTCTATTTACTAACCAGTATGAAATTACTTACATGCATATGCAGGAGAAGTATGTATTCAAGCATCCACAACCTAAACGACCAAAATCACTGCGGATATATGAAACACATGTTGGCATGAGTAGCCCGGTATTTCATCTTTACCCTGTATTCCCTAAATGATGCTAGCAATATGCAGTTCAAGTTAATTTACAGGTTGTTAGAATGGTATTTCAGTATTGTTGTCCTGTTTCCTCTTATAAGTGATAACTTATCATGAACTCATTTCCTATGCCACTTTCTTAATAAGTACAAAATTATTTCCGAAAATCTGAAAATGGGGTTCCTGGGCAATATAGAACTAGTTAATACAAGTTCTAAAGCACATGCTAGACATATGGAATAATGTAATTTCAGTTCAAATATGATGTTTTGACTGTTTCAGGAAAATATTAGTAATTATTGCATTTCCAAAATCTGATGTCTATTTATTCAAAGCTTTAAGTTAAGATAAGTCTGAATGTTACATCTTTTAATGCTAAAATTTCTATTTTTCCAATAAAATTAACATTTTTATAAAAAATAATTTACTTTATTCCTTACAAACAGTTTATTTACATTTTTTATGTTTTAAAGTTTCATGTCAGAAATTAACCAATAGCAACTATGTCCCTCATCTTTTCTACATTTTTTCTCTAGACACATGATTTGTGAAATGCCATATTCTTATGTCCTATCAAACTACTAAACAATTTTatataattctttcatcaattttaTTTAGTCCTTTCTAAATAATAATGATTATCGGTGGCCTTCTCATATGAACACTTCAATAATTACTGATTTCCCCGCATGATCAGGAACCAAAGATAAACACATATGGAAACTTTAGGGATGAGGTCCTTCCAAGAGTTAAAAGACTTGGATACAATGCAGTGCAAATAATGGCAATCCAAGAGCACTCATACTATGGAAGTTTTGGGTATTTCTCTGGATCGATTTATGTCTCTCTTTCATTTCTAGAGTCCATAGGACTTATCAAGAAACTCATATATCAACTTTTCGTCTACCATATTTCATCCTTTATTTTTTACGCCAGAGAATCCTCCTTGCTATCTTTCAACTACTGCATGTGTTCTCATTCAGATTAGACATCTTGATGTGCCAACTTTATATTAATATTATGCATGTatggacagagatttggtgcacatgagctccGGTGATCCCTTTTCAGAAAAGtaattaaaaatcatatttttaagttttagaaaaatctaaaaataaatCATGATGTAGTCAGTATTGTATCGCACAAACATGTAAATTTTCAACTGGAAATAATGTGTATTTTGGactgcacaaaaataacaaatatgtggatctgagtatagtgattcaaatctccaaaaaaattcagaatttgtcatttttgtgtagctcagaaAACAAAACATTTGTAATTGAGATTTTATACGTTAGTGGAATACATCATTGGCTACTTTTAAAATTTTGCTACATAATTTTTTGAAATATATAaatataatttttgaattttttaatacactgagatcactggtgcccatgaTCCAAAAGAACTTTTCGTGCATGTATGGCATATAATAACGGGTCGAATATGAAAGCATGCATGATAAAGTGATTACACACATATTGACCATGTTTGCATGGAGGGGTGGTAGTATGTTGCACCTGTCTGCCATACTAGCATAAACATGTCATGATTATCAGTATTTATATTAGCTTCCTTTCCAATGACATGAAAGTTAAATCATCATTCAAcccatttttttattttaaaatGATATATTTTCCTTTTTGACACCAACAAAGCACCATTGTTAAACGTTTTATTATTCATTACAGGTACCATGTTACCAATTTCTTTGCACCAAGTAGCCGTTTTGGTACACCAGAAGATTTGAAATCTTTGATTGATAGAGCTCATGAGCTTGGTTTGGTTGTCCTCATGGATGTTGTTCACAGGTACTTAGTACAGTTTGCGGTTGATGTGTTcttttgattttatttttttaagcTGACAAGAATAAGTTGCGCTAAAATCTGTTTATGTTTGGTACTCAATATTGAAGTTTAATAGTTTATGATATCCAATGGCTTAATTATTGTCATTAGCCAAATTATTTTAGCATGATTTTAAATATACTTTTGAAGTTAATTTTGTAGAAGTTAATTTATGATATTATGCCTTATCGAATTGTGTTTTTTATGATATTTTTTATGAGGATTTGCCTTTCAGCTGATCTCAGCTCTTATCATGGTGCAATCCTTTGCGATCCCCATAAATTTATAATTCTCACAATCTAGTTTAACAAATATGTAAGTTTAATAGAGGCATATGCTTTATCAACTAAAGATTTCCAATCCACTCGGTGTGCAACTTCTTGTAATTTATGGACGTATAAGTTTTCTTATGGGTGGGTAAATTCATGCTAGTCTTGATTCTTTATTTCAATTCTCATGGATCCGAATGATAAATGAATCATCCACTCTCtctaaatagataaattactatttAGTTCTTATTGCCAATCATTATGAAATATAGAAATTTAACTATTTACTTATTGCTTTTGTGGTAGAAGTAGTGATGTCAGAGGGCGAACAATTGTTTGGTCATGTATGATTTAGTTAAGTCCTAAATTCAAAAAAGAATAAGTGAATATTTGCTGAATAAGATCAATAATTTTACAGGAAATAAAGTATAAGGATACCCATGTACCCGGCCTAGGCTCCAAAGAGCGTAGCCATGCAGATCCTTGTGTAGTTATGTACCATCATCACGATTACTGGAGGAAAGCctccctttttcttctttatgGGTTCTAGGTTATCATGTACTAGGCCTAGGTCCCTTTATATATAGGTCCTGCTGATGCAGATCTAATCTTAGCTTTCTGACTAACAAAATCTTTATCTATGGAAATAACTAGATAACTTGATATTCAAACAAACTTAATATAGAGCATATCACTAAACTGATTGAATCCCCTTCTTGCACCTGCACCTATAGTGCTGGCTCCACATGAAAGTTTCAGACTGGACTGTTCATGCAGGTTTGAAAGCCTTTCTGTTCTATAGCTTTACCTTCCTGTTGAGATCGATCTTAACCCATTTTCCCATGGACATCCTGGGGTTATTTACTCAGTCCCCTTTCCTACATAGCTTTATCTTTGTTTTCTGTCTCTCTCAGTCATGCATCAAGTAATACCCTGGATGGGTTGAACGGTTTTGATGGCACGGATACACATTACTTTCATGGCGGTTCACGGGGTCATCATTGGATGTGGGATTCACGTGTGTTTGACTACGGCAATTGGGAAGTATGGAACAATAGAACTCCTATTGCCATCTGTTCTTTATTTATTCCATTAATCTGGCTATTGATACTCCAATATTATTATGTTTTGTACAGGTTATAAGATTTCTACTTTCCAATGCAAGATGGTGGCTAGAGGAATATAAGTTTGATGGTTTCCGATTTGACGGTGTGACCTCCATGATGTATACCCACCATGGATTGCAAGTAATTCATTGCCTCATTGTTGTTATTTTATCTTAAATACGAGGGCAATTCTGATAAGATTGCACTTAGCTTATTTTATTTATGTGCTACAGTATCATTTTTTTATCCAAGCTTCCAACCTAATTTTCTTCTTTTAAAAACTGCACTACATTTCAGGTAGTCTTTACAGGGAACTACAATGAATATTTTGGCTTTGCCACTGATGTAGATGCAGTTGTTTACTTGATGCTCGTGAATGATCTAATTCATGGGCTTTATCCTGAAGCCATAACTATTGGTGAAGATGTAAGTGTTTTCTTATTTATATTTCAATATGAATTTATTAGACATATTTGTGGTGGCGATCGTTTTTGTAGGTTCATATAAAAATTGCTTTAAATTCAGAAATGCAGTGCGCAATGTGCAATTACTTTGCTATATCAAGTTGAGACCCGTGGGAATCGTGTCTTACATGAGTATTTTGTTATTGAAAGTACTATTCTTCATCATTCTTATGGCCTAAATCCAGTAACTAAGATATGCTTACTAGCTCCTATTTGTACATAAATATGCAATGTCATTTTGTTTATTGCTTTATATGAAATTATCGGGTAGTACCATGGTTAGATACAGGTCAAGTTCCTGATGTGCAAAGTTCTTTTCTTATCTATAAATTAGACGTAGGTTCCATGGAGTGACAACCTTTCCTTTCTTTAACTTTGTGAACGTCGGGTGAAATACAAGGTTATGGCGGATTAGTCAGTTAATACTGTAGGCCTATTCTGAGCCAAACCAGTTTCTAAAACAGAGCTTTCCAGAAAGAAACAAATAATAGCATAATTTTTCAATTGATGTGTTGCTTTTTCATTTGAATTTTCAGGTTAGTGGAATGCCTACATTTGCCCTTCCTGTTCAAGTTGGTGGCGTTGGTTTTGACTATCGGTTACATATGGCTGTCGCTGACAAATGGATTGAACTTCTCAAGTAAGTTTTTAACATGTTGGTATGCAGATGGTAATTTTTTAACTGGAGAAAAGATTACATTGTGCCCTATATATGAATATGGTTCAAAATTTCCTTTGTGTAACACCACTGCACAAATGGACTCAGATAAATGTCCATAAACATGTATCATTATTAGTGTACTGGGTTCAGGCACAGCGAGAGCAGTAGTTGTGACTTTGCAGTTTGCACAGTATAAGTGAAGTGGCGGAGGCAGCATCCCTGCTGCCCGGACAATTGCCCGGACTTCTGGCCGGCACAGCCTATTTTCATACGTATTTGACAAATAAGAAACACCCTAAGCCTTTGATTTTACTGTTTGCCCAGGCTTTAAATTGTTCTTGAGTCCACTAATGAGCATAACTACACACATATGATATAGTTACCAACTTTTAGGCTTTCGTATAATGACATCACACTTTCCTTAATAATGCCCATCCTCACTTGTATCTCTCATCATTTTTGTTGTCTCAGCTGTTTTAAGTTTCTATCCTTTTTACAATTAAGTTTCTATTTTGGAATAGTAAAATTTCGCTACTCCGTGTGCCTTCTGGCTATTGGCTCGAAATATCTGGTGCCTGAAATCTGAATGGCAATTTTCATTTTGAACAGGGGAAGTGACGAAGCTTGGAAAATGGGTGACATTGTGCACACACTAACAAATAGAAGGTGGCTGGAGAAGTGTGTTACTTATGCTGAAAGTCATGATCAAGCACTTGTTGGTGACAAGACTATTGCATTCTGGTTGATGGACAAAGTAACCACATAATTTCTCTAGTTACCAAACTGTGACCTTGCCTAGTGCCATTGTGCTTCTTCGTTAAATTTTTTACATCTTTGAGTTTTTCTAATGATATACACATCCCCCTTGATTTTCTAGAGCCCTAAATGGAAACTAGATTATAGGTTTATCTATGTACTAGTGCCCCTGCCTTTTCTCATATTAGTAGCATGCATCTGTGATCACTTTATATCCCATATATTCATTAGCTCTTATGCACTAGAGAATGGTTGCCACCAATATCTCTGTATAATAGAATTTTGTTCTTAACTAATCCTGTGACAACTGTAATTTCCTTGTCTACATTGACTTGATAATGGAAAGAGAACCTTATCTTCTTTAATGATGCAGGATATGTATGATTTTATGGCTCTGGACAGACCTTCGACACCTAACATTGATCGTGGAATAGCATTGCATAAAATGATTAGACTTATCACAATGGGTTTAGGAGGAGAGGGCTATCTTAACTTTATGGGAAATGAATTTGGACATCCTGGTGAGAATAAATATTTTCCTGCACGCTCTTTGAATCTTGATAAAAAAATTCATTTGTTTCACTTATACTTTTACTATGTCTGAGGAAGCCATTAATTTTAAGGTTATTGTTCTAACTTTTACTTTGCAGAATGGATAGACTTTCCAAGAGGCCCACAAGTGCTTCCAACTGGAAAGTTCATCCCAGGAAACAACAACAGTTACGATAAATGCCGTCGAAGATTTGACCTGGTAAACTTCCTTTGCACTATAGCTTCCTATTAATAAAAACAGTAATTTCTACCTCCATTCAGTCAATTAAGTTTCAGTTAAAAAGTTGAGTCAATTTAGAGCTTCTTTTTACCTCCTCAGTGCTTTATTAAACATGGTTCCCCAAATGATGTTCATATTTGTCCTCTGCTCTTATTCACATTAGTGTTTGGACAGGACCATAAATATTAATTTTTAGATAAAAATACAAAATCCATGCATCCTGATTCATTGATCTAAGAAGTAATATGTATCATCAATAAGAATTTTTCCTATGTTTTACTTGTCAGGGTGATGCAGAATATCTTAGGTATCATGGGATGCAGCAGTTTGATCAGGCAATGCAGCATCTTGAGGGAAAATATGGAGTATGTACTATTTTATTCCATTTTTGCTCCTGCGAGATTGAGTTGCCGTACTTATTAGCGTTTTTTCATTGCTTCTGTCGTGTCATTCTATTCATATTCATTCCGCCGTCACGTTGTCAGTCCAAATAAGGTTGGATGTACAAGGAACATCCTAAATATGGTGAACTAACCCACGTAAACAAACTGCAGCATTTTTTATTCCATATACTCACGTTTGGTGCTATATCTATGCATTAATCCTCTTAATATGTTGCATATTTGAATTATTAAGCTTGAAAATAGCAAAAACCATACCAATATTTTTGAGGCGTTATATCCCCTTTTTTTAAGAAGAATGAAAAAGAATTACGCCTCTATATATTATGGACGCTTTTTTGTATTCTCTTCTCTACCTTATTGAAATGAGGCATATTATGCGGCCGTTCTTTTTAGAAGTGATCTTTCTGTACTTTGATATATGCTGGATAGAAGAGTTACATTTTTACAGAAGGCAGTGATACTACTGTAAATCTTCCATTGTTTCCTTTAGGGGCACTCGTCCATGTTCTCCTTTCTATTGTCTCCATACTTCAACCATGGAAGCTAACATAAAGCTACACATTTCCCCTCTTTATTTTCTATACTTTAGTCGAATATGTCACATGGAAAATATTGAATAGTCTTCAGTTTGAAGGTGCTAACTCATATTTGAAATCGGGGTAGTTCATTTACAATAACTCATTTATGTTTTCTTCGGAAATATAATCATATTTGCTAATGTAGGAAGGTATTAGCAATTTACGATTATTGCTATCCTCTAACATTATGTGGCACCTACGTATGTTAGCTGATGAAATGGTCAATGTAATTGCAGTTTATGACATCAGACCATCAGTACGTGTCTCGGAAACATGAGGAAGATAAGGTAATCGTGTTTGAAAAAGGGGACTTGGTATTTGTGTTCAACTTCCACTGCAGTAACAGCTATTTCGACTACCGTGTTGGCTGTTTAAATCCTGGGATGTATAAGGTATAGCTATCACGCATTCCCCATGCTGCATTAATTTTCTGAACTGTACACTTGTTCTGTACACATTACCTCATGTTTATCCTTGAATACGCTGGGGGGTCTTGGTAGTCCGAACTCCAGGTATTTTAGTTCCATTTATCCCGTAGTTTTTTCTATTTGCTTCTGTAGTACAGGCAGACATAGGAAGCAAAGTACAAATGCTTGGCACCTGCTGGAATTAATGTTTCTGTCACAAGCCTTTTAAACTTATTCACAAGCTCAGATGACTAGAATTGACCACTTATACCGGGTGGTTCTATGCCCAATCTTGGTTCTTGCAGGGTTCAGCCCATTCATGTTTTGGAATTTACCTGGGAAGTTTAGTTGTAAGGCAGCTACAGATGAACTTGTTTGGTTGGGTGCTGATAATGTCTTCTTTCTATCAGGTGGTCTTAGATTCGGACGCTGGAATATTTGGTGGATTTGGTAGGATCCATCACACTGCAGAGCACTTCACTTCGGTAAGCCTTTTGCTCCGGCGTGGTGGCTGATAGTATGCCTGTGTAACCTCATCCTTGGAAAATGTGAACTGACTTGTGCTTCACATGTTTCTTGCAGGACTGTCAACATGACAACAGGCCCCATTCATTCTCAGTGTACACTCCTAGCAGAACTTGTGTTGTCTATGCTCCAATGAACTGACAAAGCAAAGTGCAACATGCAATTGTGCGCGATGTTGTTGCTAGTAGCAAGAAATCTCCGAGAAAAATCATTTGGGCAGTGCAACCAGGTGCAAGGTCTCTCTCATGCCATGAGACATTTCTCATTATGGCTTCAATAAGATCTCGGCTTCAACGAGTACTGCTGGATCGACTAGACAGCATGGTTTTGTGATTTGTGCTCCAAATTTTGAGGGCGTCGTGAGAAAAAACATGCTCATATGTGTTATGATTTTTTGAATTGGCGATGAAACCTCTCCCAAATACCAATGTCTTCGTAATTCCTGATGGCCCATAGATAATTGCTACTACCCTCTCAACTGCCAGTTCAGCATAGATGCTTTTCTTTTCTTGTAATGCTTGATTAGACTTAtgctccattttcgaatgatagtACTTATGATGTCCATTTCGAAAAAAGTACTTATGATGTTTTATATATTTATTTGATCAGCAGGGCAACGCCCCAGTTCTATTTTCGATTTTTCGTTGAAAACGAACCTCGTGGAATGACTCGAATTGTTATCTATCACTTATTTTAATGATTAGTACTACCCAGTCG includes the following:
- the LOC127319514 gene encoding 1,4-alpha-glucan-branching enzyme 2, chloroplastic/amyloplastic, whose amino-acid sequence is MAAPAFAVSGAGLVGAPAPRSGGAERRRRGVELLFGRNKPPCFPRAVRAGGSERRVAVRAGGASGEVMIPDGESDGMPPSSNDGSVQFQSDDLEVPFIDDDSVIEDAGGDTTGSSEPNLAAEEADSEGMTKIDQELSTGEKLRDVPQPGNGEQIYEIDPMLRDFKYHLGYRYSLYRRLRSDIDQYEGGMDAFSRGYDKFGFNRSAEGITYREWAPGAHSAALVGDFNNWDPNADRMSKDDLGVWEIFLPNNADGSSPIPHGSRVKVRMETPSGIKDSIPAWIKYSVQAPGDIPYNGIYYDPPEEEKYVFKHPQPKRPKSLRIYETHVGMSSPEPKINTYGNFRDEVLPRVKRLGYNAVQIMAIQEHSYYGSFGYHVTNFFAPSSRFGTPEDLKSLIDRAHELGLVVLMDVVHSHASSNTLDGLNGFDGTDTHYFHGGSRGHHWMWDSRVFDYGNWEVIRFLLSNARWWLEEYKFDGFRFDGVTSMMYTHHGLQVVFTGNYNEYFGFATDVDAVVYLMLVNDLIHGLYPEAITIGEDVSGMPTFALPVQVGGVGFDYRLHMAVADKWIELLKGSDEAWKMGDIVHTLTNRRWLEKCVTYAESHDQALVGDKTIAFWLMDKDMYDFMALDRPSTPNIDRGIALHKMIRLITMGLGGEGYLNFMGNEFGHPEWIDFPRGPQVLPTGKFIPGNNNSYDKCRRRFDLGDAEYLRYHGMQQFDQAMQHLEGKYGFMTSDHQYVSRKHEEDKVIVFEKGDLVFVFNFHCSNSYFDYRVGCLNPGMYKVVLDSDAGIFGGFGRIHHTAEHFTSDCQHDNRPHSFSVYTPSRTCVVYAPMN